The DNA region TGCGGGATGAGAACGGCCAGTTAACACTCGATCTACTCCCTGCATTGAAAGCAAAACTCAAGGTGGAGGATCTTGAGGTCAAGAACACCTTTTGCCAGATGGAAATTGTTGGCGGGTTCAATCGGCAATGGGGTCTGCCTCTGCCTCAAAGCCAGGCAGTTGCGGCAGGCAGTGTGTTTGTGCTGACCTCCGCTTCTGGGGTCGAGGAAACGGCGCTGCGGAAGATTGAAATGCGAGGTATGGGGGAACGCACATCGGAAGGCTTTGGCAGGCTTTCGATTGGTGTGAACCCTAAGGATGGTTTCGAACTACGGAATGGGGAAGTAACCTTCGAAGTGAGGCAATCCGGCGATATGAGTGCCTCGGAGGCGCTTGTCGCTGACTTGATGCTAAAACGTCTCCTGCGGCGCGAGCTCGATGAGAGGGTGCTGGGTGCGGTTATTGAGGCGACAAAGGTTTACAAGGGCGGTGTTAAGAACAGCCAACTCTCTCGATGGCGCGTATACCTGAGAGGCGCCATCGGTTCCCCCGAAAATGGGCTCGCGAAGATCCGGGAGTTCTACAACAAAGAAGATGAACGCAACACTCCATCCTGGCAAAAAATGACACGCGCGAAAGTGCGCATCAAACAAAAAGAGTCGGAAAACGGGCGGAATGTTGTCAAGCTGGTTGAGAAACGCCTGACGGAATGGATGGAAAGCCTGATTGAAGAAAAGGCTGATGTATGGTTAATGTTGGGATATGACGGCAGCCAACAACCCATGAAAACTATCGGCTCACAAACTTATGATGCGAACAAAGAACTACGGGTGGATTACAGCCTGCGCTTGATGGATGCTGTGTTGGCATCGATGACGAAGAAGAATACGGAAGGAGGGCGTGATGGCAGTTAATTATGAGGAAAGGTCCGCGCATCGTTCCATTGTGGAACGTATTTTGATCAGCGGTGAACTGTTCCTGCTGTCCCCGGCTCATTTCGGCGGCGCGGAAGAGGATGCGTTGACAGACATGCCCGTCCTGCTCAATGAGGTGGATGATCGTCCTCTTCTGCCTGGTACATCCATTGCGGGCGCGCTTCGCAACTACCTGCGGGAATTCGAGGGAGGCGATCTCAAGCCGGCTCCCAGAAAAAAGCAGAATAGGGACCTGATCGAAGACGAGCGAAAACTGGCAGCAACGATATTATTTGGTGGCTTTCGCGGAGATGATGATGGAATGCAAAGCCCGTTGATTGTCGAGGATTCAGTCGGAAATCTCAGCGATTTCGAACTCCGCGATGGGGTTTCCATCGAACCATCCACCCGTACGGCAAAGGATGACCAAAAGTTTGACATGCAATTGCTTGGCGCCGGCACGAGTTTCCCGCTCCAGTTTGAGCTGGTCATCCGTGAGCATGATTCCCGGGATGAACTGCTGCGCGCGCTGGCAACCGCCCTAAAAGGGTTTGAGGAGTCTGCCATCACAATGGGCGCGCGCAAACGCCGTGGTTTTGGCACATGCCGGGTGGATGGTTGGAAGGTAAGGTTTTACGATTTGAAAACCAAACAGGGGCTGCTGGACTGGCTCAGCACCAACCGTGCATGGGCCTCAAAGGATTCCGCCAAACCTGGCTCCATAATGGAAGTTCTCGAAGTTGACCGGCTGCTCGAGGACAACCGTCGTCGCGCGACACTCAGAGCCGCTTTCGGCATTGATGGCACCCTGCTCATTCGTTCCGGGTTTGGTGACCTGGACGCGCGGGCAGACACGGTACATCTGCATGCCGCCCGCAAAGGCAAGCCCGGAGGTGTGGCTGTCATCCCTGGCACAAGCTGGGCAGGCATTCTTCGTCATCGCGCCTTGAAAATCGCCCGCACGGTATCTGGCGATGCAAACAGCCAACATACTGCCACCGCCTTCGTGGACGCATTATTCGGACCGTCGGAGATTAAGCAAAAAAAGACCTTTGACGAAGCAGCGGATCCTGTAAAAGCCAGCCGGATCACAATTGAAGAATCCGAGATCCGGCATGCAGAGTCTCTGGAGGTCACCCGTGTTGCCATAGACCGTTTTACGGGTGGCGTTTTTGAGGGGGCGCTCTTTACTGAACAGCCGCTGGTTGGCAAGGATGACAGCGATGTCGAGCTTACTCTCACACTCCGCAATCCGAAAGATGCCGAACTTGGACTGCTCCTACTTCTGCTCAAGGATCTGTGGACCGGGGATCTTCCGTTGGGAGGCGAATCCGGCGTCGGGCGCGGCAGGTTGAAAGGGCGAGAAGCCAGCTTGCGGGTTGGCGATCGTGAATGGAGTATCCGTGAAAAACCGGATGGCAGACTGCAGATTTCACCCGATGCAAGTGCCTTGGAGGAATTTGTAAAAGCGTTCAACGCCGAAATGGAAGGTGCAAAATGACTCCCACACTGCCAAAGATTGACTATTCTCTGCAAGCGCCGGCAATTGGCGGCGCCAAAAAATGGCTGGAAGACAATGCATCTGAATCCCGGAAATTCCTGCTTGCCTTCGCCTACGATGGTGTGATTTGGGGTGCATACAAAGGCAGTCTGAATACATCCACAGTCATAAACGAAGACACGTTGCAGCAAGCTTTTCTGTTTGATGAGGCAGATGAACTCCGACTGTTCCGCGGCGAAGACAACGAGTGGAAAGCCTGCCTGATCTCCGATCAAGGCGTGGCAAACGACGACAAGATTGATGAATATCAATTACTATGGGGAAATAGAGTGGTCCAAGAAAAAAATGCGCCGGCAGGGTTTACCCCGGTGTGTGACCGCGTGCAACAAGCGATGGAGCACACTGTGCCATTGGAATTGACTGGATTGGATTTAAATATTGAAGGTCCACGCCTTTTGGTACGACACTTTATCAACTACGACAAGGAAACCGGCGAGGCGCGCATTTTCCTGAGCCGCCTGGTGAACCTTGGTATTGGTCCGCTTGCTGAGGAGAAATTCAAATGAAAAAGATTCAACTCCCCCAACAACCCGGTGATATTGACGAGAACCGACAGGCATTTGCACCATACAACTTTGTCTCGTTGCCTGACAAGATTGTCACGCAAAACGTGAGCGACCTCCCCGATCAGGGGGTGTACGCCAGCGACCGCCTTACTGGATATATTGACTGCGAATTGACCACGGAATCCCCCATCTATATCCGTGCAGGCGTAAATCGCAAGCAGGTGGAAGCCGGCAAACAATCCAAGGACATTCCCGACTTCTTTTACCTCAATGACGCCGACGAGCCGGTCATCCCTGGCAGCAGCCTGCGCGGCATGCTTCGCACGCTGGTCGAAATTGTCACGTACAGCAAGGTGAGTTTGGTTTCCAGAAAAAGGCTCATCTACCGCTCAGTGGGTGGTGCCACCAATCATGACATCCATTATCGCGACAAAATGATGCGCTTTGATGGCGACCGCGATCGCAAGAAATTCTACACACCCCGCATTCTGGGTGGTTATATGAAAAAGCTCGGTTCGCGTGACTGGGCGATCCGCCCCGCCAAAGTGGTGGATGGGACCACCTATGCTCATATCCGCATTGATGAAAAATTCTTCAAGTCCCTGAAAAGCATTGATCACACAAAAAACGCGTATCAGGTTTTTATCAAGACCTCTCCCTATGATTATCAGGATGTGCGAGGCGGTTTTTTGAAAATCAAATATGCCAAGGTCCAATCCGCCAGGGCAAACCCTGAAAGCGGGTTCCGCCCGGCAACACTTGCCCGCAGTGGGGCTATGATCAGCAAGCTTAGCGAAGCGGTGATCTACGAGCCCGATCCTGACGATACCAAATTGCTGCGTCTCACCGATGAGCAAATCGACGATTACAAGGAACAGATTAGCCAGGAGCAGGAAAAACTACTCGGCAAGCAGGGCGTGCTCAACGATGGTCAACCCGTCTTTTATATTCTGGATGAAAAGACCGGGTTGGTTGAATTCTTCGGGCATGCACGAATGTTCCGTGTCCCCTATCCCAATTCGCCATTCGATTACATTCCTCCATCGCTGCGTGAAGGACCTCCGCACGAGGTGGATTTTGCTGAAGCCATCTTCGGGTATGCACGTGACATTAAAAAGGAGGCGGACAACCACAAGCAGCGGGCATATGCTGGTCGCCTTTTTTTCACGGACGCCATCCTGCACAAGGGGCAAAAGGATCTCTGGCTGCCTGGAAAAACGATCACCCCGAAGATCCTTTCCGGGCCCAAGCCAACCACATTCCAACACTACCTGGTGCAGGAAGACCCCAATAGCTACAAGATCGGTGAGACCCGGGACGGTAAGTCGAAATTCGAAACCAGGCTTCGCGACTACGCATCTCCGAAGGATGAAACCACCTTGCGTGGGCACAAGTTTTACTGGCATAAGGGCGCGCGTGATGTGAACGATATTCGCGAAACTTCCGATTTGAAAGTAGGCGACACACAACATACACAAATCAATCCGTTGCGCGCCGGCGTTACCTTCGCGTTCCAGGTTCATTTTGAAAATCTCTCAAAAGAGGAACTGGGTGCACTGATGTTTGTCCTTGACATCATAGCGAGCAACGAGAAAATGCGTCTGAAACTTGGCATGGGCAAGCCGCTTGGCATGGGCGCGGTGAAAATCTCACCGAAATTATTTGTGCGCGACATTGCCAACCGCTATGCATCCTTGTTTGGGAAGGATTCCTGGTTGAGCGGATACAGTGAAGATGCACAGGTCGCCCAATCTGCCCTGGATAATTTCATGAGCAGAATGGAAGGGGAGTTGGGAGAAGGTTTGACCAAGAGTAACCGGATAAAGGAACTGCTTACGATTCTCCAATGGCCTGGTATTAAACAGGACCAAGATGAAAAACCAACGAGATATATGGAGATAGAACGCCCCAGTAAGAATTCAAAATCCGGTAAGATAAATGAATATAAAAATCGTAATACCCTCCCATCCCCATTAAAAGTTTTTGGCAAGTGGAGTAAATGAGGCAGAGTCAAGATGAGCATGATTGCATTTAGAATTGAGGATAGTCTTTCCTTTCAAGATACAAAATGGATTGAGTTAAAGCCCCTCATATTTTTGTATGGAGAAAACTCGTCTGGCAAGTCAAACATTCACCTCATTCTTCAAACATTGAAACACTCCATAATCCACCAATCCAATGCAACAACCGGCTTGCCATTCACTCTGCGGAACTTTCAATCTTTAATTCCTTATGATAAAACTCAAACCAATGATGTGTCCATTACTATATCTTTTCGCTTTAATATTATGGATAGAGTAATTGATAGTACGTCTGTTGTTTCCAAACAACCAATTGACTTGAAAATCGTATTCAAACAAATTGACGGATTGGATGAGGCTACAATTAGTGAGTTCTCATTAGAGACAACTGAAGTTAATGAAAATTCTAATCAAGTAATACTGCATGGGAAAATACCAAAAGCATCGAATAGCTGGACACTCAATAGCGAGCACTTTCATTCAGCTCTTGATGACAATGTCTCATGGCCAGAAGTGCAGATTACCTACTCCTTTCCACCGCAGTTAATAGGTATTACTAAACACATTAATGACATTACTAAAATATATATTGCCAAAGATGAGGAAGGGCGGGATTTGCTCGATGAAAACAATGAACCTATATATATAAATGAAGATGTATCGGAGAATGTGCGGTTCGCAAAGGATTCAATCAAATTTATTTCAAATATTCTAGAACAAATGCAAATAGAGCTTAGCGACTTGTTTGAAAACTACAACTATATACCAGCTTTTCAACATACAGATGCGATGACTAAGATACATCAAGCTGATATTGAAGAATGGATCAGATACATTCTTGGTGATAAAAAAGAAAATTCTGCTCCAGAAAACCAAAGAGGAATTGGTTATTCTAAAATTATTAATATAATACAAATTATCAGTACACTGCGGCAAAACAGTGTTTGTTTTCTTGAACATCCTGATGCCTTCTTGGCAGAAAAAACTCAGGGTGATTTTATGGATTTTTTGATATCTATGACTTACAAACGCAACATTATATTCATAATCGAATCGCATAGCGAAATTTTTTTATTGCGTTTGAGAAAAAGGGTGAAGCAGTTTTATAAAAACAGACCCACACCTACAATACTAAGTGATTTAGATGATTTCATAAAGGCGGAAAGCTTGTTTTGTAGAACATGCATCATTCACCTCAAGAAAGATGTATTCGGCAACTCCAAGCCAACAACTTTGCACTTAAACACTTTTGGAGATTTTCAAGAAATACCATTTTGGCCTGATAATCTTTTTGAAACTGCATTTAAGGAAAAATTGCTATTGCATGATTAATTTAATCAGTATTTTGCCAAGTGTATTTGAATTAGCGAGTTCGGATAAAAATCGAGAGCAGCATCTCGACCATATTTGGTCGCTATTTTATAATCATGCTTTGCTAGCTAACATCTCTAACGGACAGTGGATTGAGTACATCTATTCACTTAGATTAACTCCAAGCATCAAAGAAAAATTCTTAATGCACACAAAAAAATTAAGTGATCTAAATCGTATTGTTAATATTTCAACCGAAATTCGACGCAAGCCTCAAAATCACAAAGACTGGACAGGCATTGCTCTTGAGGCACTTGAAAATCAAAAACTCGAGGCAATTATTGGAACAGAAGAAGCAAGAAAGATGTTTGGTATTAAGATGGAAAACTTTATTGATTTTCCTATTGACCCCTTCGAATACAAAATAAACTCGTTGCAACCTGTTCACACCAGTGTTGTGCCGAAAAACAAAATTGGCTTAAGGGATGCCCTCAAACCCATACTACAGTATGCAAAGATTATTAGGATTATTGATCCGTATTTCAATTGTCTAGCGGAAAACAGAGGACAGGCCTACTTCAATGCTTT from Anaerolineales bacterium includes:
- a CDS encoding RAMP superfamily CRISPR-associated protein codes for the protein MAVNYEERSAHRSIVERILISGELFLLSPAHFGGAEEDALTDMPVLLNEVDDRPLLPGTSIAGALRNYLREFEGGDLKPAPRKKQNRDLIEDERKLAATILFGGFRGDDDGMQSPLIVEDSVGNLSDFELRDGVSIEPSTRTAKDDQKFDMQLLGAGTSFPLQFELVIREHDSRDELLRALATALKGFEESAITMGARKRRGFGTCRVDGWKVRFYDLKTKQGLLDWLSTNRAWASKDSAKPGSIMEVLEVDRLLEDNRRRATLRAAFGIDGTLLIRSGFGDLDARADTVHLHAARKGKPGGVAVIPGTSWAGILRHRALKIARTVSGDANSQHTATAFVDALFGPSEIKQKKTFDEAADPVKASRITIEESEIRHAESLEVTRVAIDRFTGGVFEGALFTEQPLVGKDDSDVELTLTLRNPKDAELGLLLLLLKDLWTGDLPLGGESGVGRGRLKGREASLRVGDREWSIREKPDGRLQISPDASALEEFVKAFNAEMEGAK
- a CDS encoding TIGR03986 family CRISPR-associated RAMP protein produces the protein MKKIQLPQQPGDIDENRQAFAPYNFVSLPDKIVTQNVSDLPDQGVYASDRLTGYIDCELTTESPIYIRAGVNRKQVEAGKQSKDIPDFFYLNDADEPVIPGSSLRGMLRTLVEIVTYSKVSLVSRKRLIYRSVGGATNHDIHYRDKMMRFDGDRDRKKFYTPRILGGYMKKLGSRDWAIRPAKVVDGTTYAHIRIDEKFFKSLKSIDHTKNAYQVFIKTSPYDYQDVRGGFLKIKYAKVQSARANPESGFRPATLARSGAMISKLSEAVIYEPDPDDTKLLRLTDEQIDDYKEQISQEQEKLLGKQGVLNDGQPVFYILDEKTGLVEFFGHARMFRVPYPNSPFDYIPPSLREGPPHEVDFAEAIFGYARDIKKEADNHKQRAYAGRLFFTDAILHKGQKDLWLPGKTITPKILSGPKPTTFQHYLVQEDPNSYKIGETRDGKSKFETRLRDYASPKDETTLRGHKFYWHKGARDVNDIRETSDLKVGDTQHTQINPLRAGVTFAFQVHFENLSKEELGALMFVLDIIASNEKMRLKLGMGKPLGMGAVKISPKLFVRDIANRYASLFGKDSWLSGYSEDAQVAQSALDNFMSRMEGELGEGLTKSNRIKELLTILQWPGIKQDQDEKPTRYMEIERPSKNSKSGKINEYKNRNTLPSPLKVFGKWSK
- a CDS encoding type III-B CRISPR module-associated Cmr3 family protein, which encodes MIGFTYTLILKEPVLANSLSGDTNSARSLSFIPGGLVRGALIQNYGGIKQADDADFQRLFLNGKTRFLHAYPVCGGKRMLPTPLAWKTYKDDPNHKRGIVNFSKAVISDPKVKKAPFPFYSVKDDVVIKVKQQWQVNVHTQRDAVFGRAKGQGKGTVFRYEALPAGLHLQGVILADNEDDVTKIKELLQGSILLGKARTAGYGQAEVKVGENLSPGWREDEYSEAPAGRVNEFQVTFLSDAILRDENGQLTLDLLPALKAKLKVEDLEVKNTFCQMEIVGGFNRQWGLPLPQSQAVAAGSVFVLTSASGVEETALRKIEMRGMGERTSEGFGRLSIGVNPKDGFELRNGEVTFEVRQSGDMSASEALVADLMLKRLLRRELDERVLGAVIEATKVYKGGVKNSQLSRWRVYLRGAIGSPENGLAKIREFYNKEDERNTPSWQKMTRAKVRIKQKESENGRNVVKLVEKRLTEWMESLIEEKADVWLMLGYDGSQQPMKTIGSQTYDANKELRVDYSLRLMDAVLASMTKKNTEGGRDGS
- a CDS encoding AAA family ATPase; protein product: MSMIAFRIEDSLSFQDTKWIELKPLIFLYGENSSGKSNIHLILQTLKHSIIHQSNATTGLPFTLRNFQSLIPYDKTQTNDVSITISFRFNIMDRVIDSTSVVSKQPIDLKIVFKQIDGLDEATISEFSLETTEVNENSNQVILHGKIPKASNSWTLNSEHFHSALDDNVSWPEVQITYSFPPQLIGITKHINDITKIYIAKDEEGRDLLDENNEPIYINEDVSENVRFAKDSIKFISNILEQMQIELSDLFENYNYIPAFQHTDAMTKIHQADIEEWIRYILGDKKENSAPENQRGIGYSKIINIIQIISTLRQNSVCFLEHPDAFLAEKTQGDFMDFLISMTYKRNIIFIIESHSEIFLLRLRKRVKQFYKNRPTPTILSDLDDFIKAESLFCRTCIIHLKKDVFGNSKPTTLHLNTFGDFQEIPFWPDNLFETAFKEKLLLHD
- the csx19 gene encoding CRISPR-associated protein Csx19 encodes the protein MTPTLPKIDYSLQAPAIGGAKKWLEDNASESRKFLLAFAYDGVIWGAYKGSLNTSTVINEDTLQQAFLFDEADELRLFRGEDNEWKACLISDQGVANDDKIDEYQLLWGNRVVQEKNAPAGFTPVCDRVQQAMEHTVPLELTGLDLNIEGPRLLVRHFINYDKETGEARIFLSRLVNLGIGPLAEEKFK